In the Hevea brasiliensis isolate MT/VB/25A 57/8 chromosome 8, ASM3005281v1, whole genome shotgun sequence genome, agatctaaaaataagaaaattaaaaaattaagcttattaatttttaaatttaaattaagaaatcaaaaattttaatttcaaaattaaattaaacttttttatttaaattaagaaatttagtccataaattttattttttttattaaattgagcttaaattaaattttatatagctaatttggataaaaaaaaattaaaaataagttataTTACACTTTTTTAATAAGTACATAGGCTAAATTTAACATTTTACCAATTAAaatttgtaggaaattaaaataagttaaaaagaCAATTGAAATCGAATCAAACAAAACTGAtttgattcaattcaatttattgtttgagctttattttgtattttttgacttatttttaaactcatttcaaacttaattttaattttaattaatttgaaactAATTTTAAGTTTAAAGTTTAATTACACTTTTATACTTGTTgggaaattttaatttagtctatttttaactttttatccaATTTAAcacaaaagtttcaatttaaactcaatttaactaaaaaaaaaaaagaaataaaacttCTTGATTTATAGGTTTAAATCGATAAAACAAGAAATTtagtatcaaaattaaaaaaaaaattaaaattttttattttttatttaaattaagaaacaaaaaatttaatccgtcaattttaattttttaactaaattaagtttaaattaaactttttaagataatttgaataaaaaattaaaaataagttaaattGAACTTTCTCAATAAGTATAAAAGCTAAATTGAATACTTtaccaattaaaatttatagtagattaaattaaattaaattaaattaaattaaagtaaattaaaatcgaatcgaatcgaatcaaatcaaGTAATCGATTCGATTGATTTTTCTATGTGAATCAAATTTAATTACCCCATTTATTAGCATGAAATACACTATTCTTTATGCaatgaagaaatatgaaattcaaCATACCTAATTTCATTACCACCAAGGTTGGTTCTATTGACAAGAGTGAAAGTGGAATTGTTCTCCATTTGTGAGTACAAATGAGTCCACAAAGGCATAGCTTCAAGTGAAGAAATAAAAGGGATTTCTCCATCCCTTGTTTGAATCAAGCACACTCCAATACTACCCGACCCATGAGTCACATATATGGCTTCAACATATATCGGCCCTCCGATCGTCGACGTCTTGACTGTTGACCATAATTGGCCGTCTAAATACAGATCAAACGATGGTGGTTTTGAGAGGCCATCATAATTGCCGTAGTAGAACCCAGCTCGAATTATGTACTGCAGGGTCCGCTTGTATGCGGGTATTGTGTAACAATTTTGGTCCATCCGATTAGGAAAGAATCGGAGAGTGGTCATCTCATCGAGCGGCTGCTTTTCGGGGAGGCGCTTGTTGATGCCCGATTGAGTGAACTGATGGTCCATATTCCACGAGAGTAAGTTGGGTCCCACACGGGGTGCTTCTATCCCACAGTCTATATTAAGCCACGTGTTGGGATCTAGATATATAATTGAAAAACAAATTTTAGTAGAAAAAAAGTTCAATAAATTGATGTTCAATAAATTGATGTACcgatgaaattatttaaggataggattgagatttaaattttattaaatataatttctttaaCAATAGTTAGAAAAAAAGGAGAGAGTGTAGCAATAGTACCATGAGAAGAAGTATTTTGCAATTGAATGAAAACACAGAAAACCAGCTgaatccatgaaattttcttcATGGAGATAGGGAGAGAGATGGAGGGAGATAGGTGATTGAGCTTGCAAATGGAGCTTTTCTTGCATCAATATGGGTGAGGCTTACGAGATGTGGTCCTAATATAATGGTTAATCTTTGTAATCTCCACAAATTCAAAGGCTTTCTTTTGAGGCCGCTCTTGATAATTCAGATCTACACTACACTTCAAAACccatattaaagaaaaaaaattgtcaaTATCAATATAGATAGAAATGTCTAAGTTGAAGAGGTGCTCcttcaatttaattttgagattttttttttaggcTTGGGCCTTATTGACTGAGAGTTAAGGAGAATTTGATGCGCTAACTGGACAGAATATCCTTTTCAGCTCTAGTGTTATACCATAACAAATTATTGCAATGAAAATTAAATGACAAATTATTTAAAATCTTTCCCTAtcatttttatttatcttatatATAAATTTCGCCATAAATTTTGTATTCCCATAAATCGAGTATACATAAAAATTTCTCTAACAAAACGTAATCTGGATCACCATACCTTAAAAACATACCATGCAAGTAATTTGAATTTACTCTGTTTTTCGTTTTATTTTTTTCCCCTTCTGAAACCAAGCAAACTTTTTACACATAAAAACGCATAAAACTTTCATTATTATAACAGATGAGCTttgaaacacatcttttgatctGTTTATCTCTCATTTTTCACTCCACTTCAGCTGCCCCACACAGCTTTCTCTCCATTCTGCTGGAGATAATGAAATACTATGTTATCATCTCCATTAATTTAAGCAtggtttttaaataaataattctgCCAGCCTTGTAGCCATCGTCTCTCTTGTTGCAGGAGAAACACCATGCTTCCCTATAATCGACTCCAACACTGCCTCTGAGAGTAGTTTATTCTCTATCATGGTACTCTCAACTTCTGGTATTGATCCATCTTTCGAGAAAGTAATCtgtaattaacaagaataacaaaTATATTAATTGCCATCTAAGTTTACGAAGAAGAAGTTCTTGAATCTTTATTAGAAGGTTTTAAGTTCCAATTCTTGAATCTTTATGGTGAAAATTCAGTATCATATTCTATTATCTTTAAAGAATAACCAAAGTTACAGTTCTTGCATAACATCAGATGACGCATTGCGGACTATaactcttcaaaaaaaaaaacaaaacaaaaattctTTTTACTCACCGCTAATGCTCCATGAGGCAATAGTGTAAAAAGAATAGAAGAGCCAGGAGGAAAAGTTTCAGCTTTGAAGATCTCCAAGAATTTATCAATGGCCTTCGCTTCTGCATCAGTGTAAATTCCCAAAGATTtccaaatggcaacacaattctctGAAACTTTCTCTGAATATTGTTGACCCGTTAATGGCAAGATCATTGTCACTCGTATGAACTTCTCAAAGGGACCTTTAGAAACATCACATCATGTTGAAGCTATAATATTAGTAAGCTCTTCTCCCCAATTAAAAGTAAAAACTTTTGCGCAAAGTTGCGTGTGCTAAATCAGTCTTACAAGATGATTTGACCCCAAATACCCAATTAAGTAACCATGATCCAAAATACTTTTAATGAAGTAATAAACTGCCGCAAATAACTTAACTCAATAGCATTGGAGTCATCCTTCAAGCTGCAAAATCTCGAACTCAAATTTCATTCAGATTTAATTCTACCAAACAAAATAAACCCAataaatttattgctttaattgacATTTGGTAATTGCTACATCAGGATGTAACTAGCCCGGGATGAGTCATTGGGTCTCGATGGGGCACAATTATACGATATTTAGTCATCGCGTTAGTGTAGAGATGAAACCGAAATTGGGACTATACTATCCCACCACACCACACCAGGTTACCATCAGATCACCATGCTCAGTGGTTTTCACGGTAGGTATGTATTTCCAGGAAGTTGgaacttatttttaaattttcacttAGGCCTAAGACAAGTTCCAAAGACAAAACGCAAACGTAAAAAATGTTTACCTGTAACGATGTCTCTAAAGAACTCGACGGAATCCGTCAGCTCCTTCCCACTCTTGCCCTTCCACCTAACGGCGAGTACCGGCACTGCTTCATCCTCCAAGTAAACCCCTATTGCTGTGAACTTCACGAACTTGCCTTGGATCTCCAGTCCTCTAGCCCCTAAACCCAAaacaaataataattataattgaaGGTGTGGATTAACGAAAGATAATGAGAGTTAATGTGCGCTAATTTTATTATTTGTATCCAAATTTGTTAACCTGCGCCACCGAGGAATAGAGTTTTGTTTGAAGCCGGAGGCTTGACCGCTGGCGGGAATGCTACAGTTTCGACTTCAATCTGAGAAACGGAAGTTACTGCCGGAGATATTGTTGAGAGCTGAAACGGTTCGTTTTATGGCGAAACAAGGGGACTTGCTTAGCGATTGAGTAAATAATAAATACACGTAAAAGTTCATTTGTTATGAAAAGACGAGGTTGGTTTCTTCAACACCCATCGTCTCCATTACTGGCGGAGAAAAGTACCTTATGATTAGTTCCATTTATTTCAGCATTTTTCTCAAATAACTCTGTTAGCCTTGTAGCCATAGTCTCTCTTGTTGCAGGAGAAACACCATTCTTCCCTATAATCGACTCTAACACTGCTTCTGAAAGTAGTTTATTTTGTATCACAGCATTCTCAGCTTCTGGGATCGATCCATCTTTCGAGAAACGAATCTGCAATTTGCAAAGATAAACAATATgaaaaaacattaaaaaaaattcaattttgcttAGAGGGTTATTACCAAATGCAATTCATTTCTTTAAAATCTCTGTTTTCTGGTTCAAAGAATCGTTTAATTCACTCACCGCTAATGATCCATTTGGCAATTGAGTGAAAAGAATTGATGAACCAGGTGGAAAGGTTTGAGCTTTGAAGACCTCTAAGAATTTATCAATGGCCTTAGCTTCTGCATCAGTGTAAATTCCCAATGATTTCCAAATAGC is a window encoding:
- the LOC110651414 gene encoding probable LRR receptor-like serine/threonine-protein kinase MEE39; translated protein: MKKISWIQLVFCVFIQLQNTSSHDPNTWLNIDCGIEAPRVGPNLLSWNMDHQFTQSGINKRLPEKQPLDEMTTLRFFPNRMDQNCYTIPAYKRTLQYIIRAGFYYGNYDGLSKPPSFDLYLDGQLWSTVKTSTIGGPIYVEAIYVTHGSGSIGVCLIQTRDGEIPFISSLEAMPLWTHLYSQMENNSTFTLVNRTNLGGNEIRYTGLFSDEKYNRIWTSGAIPQNCKPVPTLPDSTTATLENDPPKLVLQDSIVSNTSDPIILTVDNPPNWTSRTAYLVLYFTEMATRPTLNDTRIMDIEINRQKMYTVGAEINQCKVVTLYPVPLVGPTINIKLASSRLSTLPPMISAMEVFTRANYNPPPSSAAAPGTKPTSGAWKNFFVPCTVFFYISCAIAFF
- the LOC110651405 gene encoding chalcone--flavanone isomerase 2; translation: MSPAATSLTHINVENIAFSPAVKPPASNKTLFLGGAGVRGLEIQGKFVKFTAIGVYLEDEAVPLLAVKWKGKSAQELTDSVEFFRDIVTGPFEKFIRVTTILPLTGEQYSEKVSENCAAIWKSLGIYTDAEAKAIDKFLEVFKAQTFPPGSSILFTQLPNGSLAIRFSKDGSIPEAENAVIQNKLLSEAVLESIIGKNGVSPATRETMATRLTELFEKNAEINGTNHKLSTISPAVTSVSQIEVETVAFPPAVKPPASNKTLFLGGAGARGLEIQGKFVKFTAIGVYLEDEAVPVLAVRWKGKSGKELTDSVEFFRDIVTGPFEKFIRVTMILPLTGQQYSEKVSENCVAIWKSLGIYTDAEAKAIDKFLEIFKAETFPPGSSILFTLLPHGALAITFSKDGSIPEVESTMIENKLLSEAVLESIIGKHGVSPATRETMATRLAELFI